From the Vibrio ziniensis genome, the window TTCAGCAACAAGAACTGGCTGACCAGCTTATGATCAGCCGTAGCGCTGTTGCTGGACATATCATGAACCTAACAAGTAAAGGGCTCATTAAAGGCAAAGGCTACATTCTTACATCGCAGAAAACCGCGATTGTCATTGGTGGCGCAAATATGGATCTTTGCGGTAAAGCATCGGTGCCACTACTTTCTGGCGACTCCAACCCTGGAACCCTGCATTACAGCCCAGGTGGTGTTGCACGAAATATTGCAGATAACCTTGCACGTCTCGGTAGTAAAGTTGAACTTATCTCCAGCATTGGAAACGACCAATGGGGTGAGCAACTGGTTTCTGCCTGTATTGATGCGGGTGTTGGCGTTGGACATATTCTCCGTTGCCAACAAGGCAGAACGGCGACTTATCTTTCTATCCACGATAACGAAGGTGAGATGCAAATTGCTCTGAACGATATGAAAGTACTAGAGCAATTAAATGCCGATCAACTTACCAAACACAAGTCACTGATTTCTCATAGTGATTTAGTCGTTATAGACGCCAATTTAAGTGATGATGCTTTAGCCTATTTATTCAACTGCATAGACAATACTCGCATCTTTGTTGATCCCGTTTCAGCGAATAAAGCGATAAGACTCAAACCTTACTTGGCCCAGATCGACTTATTAAAACCCAACCTCATTGAAGCCGAATTGCTTTCGGGGATCAAAGTATCTTCTGATGATGACTTACCTAGAGTTTGTGACGCATTACACGCGCAAGGAGTTAAAGAAGTCGTATTGAGTCTTGGTTCAAAAGGCATATTTGCCAGCAACCAATCAGAAACCGTACGTCTAAAGCCACGTACCACCAGTGTAACGAACGTAACAGGCGCTGGGGATGCACTTATGGCTGGATTAGCACACGCCACATTAGAAATGTGGCCTTGGAAAAAGAGCATTGAATTTGCTTTTAGTTGCGCCGAGCTCGCAACGCAATCTTATGACACTATCAACCCGCGCATGTCAGATCGCGCAGTCCACCGTTTAATGGAGATGAACCATGTTGAATGATTTTCTTGATATCCACCCTGAAGTACGCGCTGCATTAGATAATAATCAGCCTGTGGTTGCCCTCGAATCAACCATCATCTCTCATGGTATGCCTTATCCACAAAACGTAGAAACTGCTCTTAAAGTTTCGAATACTGTCCGTGAAGCCGGCGCAACACCAGCAACTATCGCGATCATTAACGGCCGTCTTAAAGTTGGTTTAACACCTGAAGAGATCGAACTGTTAGGTAAAGCAGGACAAAGTGTGACTAAAGTTAGCCGCCGAGATATTCCATTTATTGTGGCTTCGGGTAAACACGGCGCAACAACAGTAGCCGCAACAATGATCTTGGCAGATATGGCTGGTGTGCGTGTATTTGCAACTGGCGGTATCGGTGGGGTTCACCGTGGTGCAGAAACCACATTTGACGTATCGGCAGACCTTCAAGAATTAGCACAAACCAATGTGGCTGTTGTTTGCGCAGGCGCAAAATCTATTCTTGATCTTGGTTTGACGCTTGAATATTTGGAAACTCATGGTGTGCCTGTCATCGGTTACCAAACAGAAAGCCTTCCTGCTTTTTATACTCAATCGAGCGACTTCAACGTTGACTACCGATTAGATTCTGCCGATGAAATTGCAGCAGTACTAAAAGCTAAGCAACAGCTCGGGCTAAAAGGCGGTTCTGTCATCGCTAACCCAATTCCAACTGAATACGCTATGCCAAAAGATGTAATTGATAGTGCAATCGAACAAGCGCTACGTGAAGCTGATGAACAAGGTATTCATGGTAAAGCATCAACCCCTTTCCTTCTTGCGCGTGTTTGTGAGTTGACTGGTGGTGATAGCTTAAGCAGCAACATTCAACTGGTACTTAATAACGCGAGATTAGCTTCAGCCATCGCGATAGCGTATTGT encodes:
- a CDS encoding PfkB family carbohydrate kinase, translated to MTPREQQILALLRENPMIQQQELADQLMISRSAVAGHIMNLTSKGLIKGKGYILTSQKTAIVIGGANMDLCGKASVPLLSGDSNPGTLHYSPGGVARNIADNLARLGSKVELISSIGNDQWGEQLVSACIDAGVGVGHILRCQQGRTATYLSIHDNEGEMQIALNDMKVLEQLNADQLTKHKSLISHSDLVVIDANLSDDALAYLFNCIDNTRIFVDPVSANKAIRLKPYLAQIDLLKPNLIEAELLSGIKVSSDDDLPRVCDALHAQGVKEVVLSLGSKGIFASNQSETVRLKPRTTSVTNVTGAGDALMAGLAHATLEMWPWKKSIEFAFSCAELATQSYDTINPRMSDRAVHRLMEMNHVE
- a CDS encoding pseudouridine-5'-phosphate glycosidase → MLNDFLDIHPEVRAALDNNQPVVALESTIISHGMPYPQNVETALKVSNTVREAGATPATIAIINGRLKVGLTPEEIELLGKAGQSVTKVSRRDIPFIVASGKHGATTVAATMILADMAGVRVFATGGIGGVHRGAETTFDVSADLQELAQTNVAVVCAGAKSILDLGLTLEYLETHGVPVIGYQTESLPAFYTQSSDFNVDYRLDSADEIAAVLKAKQQLGLKGGSVIANPIPTEYAMPKDVIDSAIEQALREADEQGIHGKASTPFLLARVCELTGGDSLSSNIQLVLNNARLASAIAIAYCA